The DNA segment GAAGGCCCGCTGCCTTTTGCCGCGGTCACATACGCTCTGACCTCATCCCGGTATGCCTTTCGCAAGAGCCTTGCAACTTCTCCCACCTTGTACGTCGTCCCATCAATCCGGCAGACCGGCATCACCTCCATGGTCGTGTTCGTCAGAAAGACCTCTTGAGCTCCGGAGATATCCCCGGCGGTGAACATGCCTTCCTTCACGGTGAGGCCCTCTCTCACCGCAAGGTCGAGGACAATCTTCCTCGTAATACCGTCGAGGATTCCGCAATCCGGGGAGGGCGTGCAGAGCACCGCATCCTTATAAAAGAAGACGTTGCTGACAGTCCCTTCGGTGATATGCCCTGAGACGTTGAGCATCAAGGATTCATAGGCGTCCCTCTCCTTGGCCTCGACCTTTGCGAGAATGTTATTGAGGAAATTCAGAGACTTTATCTGAGGATTGAGGGCCTCCTTCAGGTTCCGCCTCGTGCGGGCGATAATCACCTGTAACCCCCGTTCATAATAGCTTTTCGGGTAATCCCTCATCTCCTCGGCGATGATCACGAGGGTCGGCTCCCTGCAGAGGTCGGGGTCAAGCCCGATCGGTCCGTACCCCCGCGAGACGGTTATCCTCACATAGGCGTTCTTCAGGGAATTGGCGACAAGGGTCTCGAAGAGTGCAGCCTTCAACGCGGCGGCATCTTTGAGTACGGAAAGCTTTATCAGGTCTGCCGAGCGATGGAGCCTCGCGAGATGTTCATCCATCATGAAGACGACGCCGTCGTAAGCCCTCATGGTCTCATAGATACCGTCTCCATAGAGGAACCCGTGGTCGAAGACGGAGACCCTCGCCTCCGCTTTCGGGATAAGTCCGTTATTGAGGAATACGTACACCGTAAGCATTATACCACCAACAGGCGGATTTGACTTTATCCGGTGATTTGTATATCTTAATCACGCAAAATGAGATTCTTTCCAAAGGAAATAGATTTCTTCGACATCTTCGACAAGGCTGCCATTAACCTCACAAAAGCCACCTCTTCCCTCGTCGCCCTCATGGAGAATTTCGATGATCTCGAGACCAGGGCAAAGGAGATTTACGAGATCGAGCAGGACGGGGACATGCTGACCCACGACATCATGAGGAAACTCAACAAGACATTCATCACGCCGATCGATCGGGAGGATATTCATGCCCTCGCGTCGAGGATAGATGACATCCTCGATCTCGTCTGGGGCGGTGTAGACAGGATGATCGTCTTCAAAATAACTTCGCCCACGGAGGAGGCAAAGGAGATAGCGAGAGACCTCCATCGGACGACGGAGGTTTTGCAGAAGACGATAACAGAGTTGAAGAACAAAAACTATTCACACGTTCAGGAGCACTGCATAGAGATAAACAGGCTCGAAAACAAGATCGACAGGATCTTCAGAGACGCCCTCGGAAGACTCTTCGACGACATGAAGGACCCCCTCCTCATCATCAAATGGAAAGAGGTATACGAACACTTCGAAGATGCCTCGGACAGGTGCGAGGATGTCGCAAATGTCCTGGAAGGCATAGTCCTCAAAAATGCATGACACATACGTTCTCCTCGTCTCCGTTATAGTCCTCGCGACGGTCTTCGATTTTATCAACGGGTTCCACGACACGGCGAATGCCATCGCCACATCGGTGTCAACACGGGTTCTGTCTCCAAAGGTGGCGGTATCCATGGCGGCAATCCTGAACATGGTCGGTGCTTTTTCGGGGACTGCCGTCGCGAAAACGGTGGGGGCAGGTCTCGTTGAGGCCTCGTCGGTTACGCAGATCACCGTGGTTTCCGCTCTCGTTGCCGCGATCGTATGGGACCTCCTCACCTGGTATTTCGGTCTTCCCACGTCATCGAGCCATGCCATCCTTTCGAGTCTCGTCGGCGCCGCTGTCGCAACGGCGGGCACGCGTGTTGTCATCGCGAAAGGGGTGTACAAGGTTCTCATCGGCCTGATTCTTTCGCCCCTCCTCGGAATCGTGCTCGGTTTTCTCGTCATGGTATTCTTCATATGGCTCTTCAGGAGATCGGCTCCTGCTCTCGTGAGCACGCTCTTCGGCCGGCTCCAGATCCTCTCCGCAGCCTATATGGCCTTCAGCCACGGTAGTAACGACGCCCAGAAGACGATGGGTATCATCACCATGGCGATTGTGAGCTATTACAGACTTTCCGATTTCCACGTCCCCCTGTGGGTGATTGTCCTCTGTGCGACAGCGATGGCGTCGGGAACGGCAGCAGGCGGCTGGAGGATCATAAAAACACTCGGTGTCCGTCTTGTCCACCTCAGGCCTGTTCACGGCTTTGCCGCTGAGACTGCGGCAGCGACGATCATCGAAGTTGCCTCCCGGATCGGACTCCCGGTCTCGACGACCCACGTGATCTCATCTACGATCATGGGCGTCGGTGCGTCCAAACGGTTGTCGGCGGTCCGCTGGGGGATAGGAGGAAATATCGTCATCGCGTGGATCCTCACCATCCCTGCGTGCGTTCTTCTCGGGTGGGCTATCTGCAAGGCGTTGCAACTCGTTCCGTAGCTGATCCCGACAAGCTTGTCTTATGATTTTCGGATTGGATATTATAGACCCGTCATGGATTACCGGCTAACCGAAAAGGTGAAGGCGGCAGGCTGAGCTGCCAAGTTAGGTCCGGCGGACCTTGAAGAGATCATGGCCTCAATTCAGAAGAGCCCGGACGATGCCGTCGTTGTCGGACCCGGAGATGACGCGGGTGTTTATCTTCTGGACGGACGATATGCGATTGTCGAGACCGTGGACGTCATAACGCCTCTCGTGAATGATCCTGTTACCTTCGGTTCGATAAGTGCCGCGAACTCCCTGAGCGATGTGTATGCCATGGGGGGGAGACCCCTCACCGCACTCGCCATCATGGGGTTTTCGCCGTGCGATTATGGACCACCCGTCATAAAGGACATTCTGAGTGGCGCCCTGAAGGTCATGAAAGCCGCCGGTGTGACGCTCATGGGCGGACATAGCTTTGAGGACAGCGAATTGAAGTTCGGTCTCTCTGTTACGGGTACCGTCGACAGGGATAGAATATTGAGGGCCGGCGGCGCCGCTCCCGGTGACGTCCTCGTCCTCACAAAGCCCCTCGGCATCGGTGTCATCACGACAGCCCTCAAGGGGAGAAAAATTGCGGACCAGGAGATCGAGTCCACGGTGAGGTGGATGCTCACCCTGAACGACAGGGCATCCGAGGCAGCCATCCGTGCGGGCGCTACCGCTGCTACCGATGTGACGGGCTTCGGTCTCTTGGGGCACGCCTACACCATGGTAAAGGGGTCACGAGTGGATTTCGTCATCGGGCATGATGCGGTGCCCGTCCTTGAGCGTGTGCGGGAGTTCATAGCATCGGGCATCGTCCCTTCCGGCGCGTACGACAACCTGAAGTTCCTGGAAGGAAAGGTCGATTTCAGGAAGGCTGTCACGGAGGAGGAGAAGTTGGTTCTCACGGACCCTCAGACTTCCGGCGGCCTTCTCATCGCCGTTCCGGAGTCCAACATCGAAAGGTTCGCATCAACGGGGGTTCATTTCTCGGTCGTCGGGAAGGTCGTCAGGGGCTCAGGCAGGCTTGTCGTCCAATAGCCCCGTCTCGTGCATCCAGGTCTTCTTACGACATGAGTCTGTCGAAGGGATAACTCTTCACGTACGTGAGGAACTCGTCCACGGCATGGGATGCGACCGCGTTCTTGTGGAATATGAGCGAAAAATCCCTGAATAATTTTTCTTCCTTGATGCTCAACACCTTGAGGCTCCCGTACTTGGACTCTTTCCGGGCGGCCCAGCGGGAGACTATCGAGATCCCCATGCCGCTTTCGACCGCCTCCTTGATCGCTTCCGTGCTTCCGAGCATCATCGACACCTTCATGTCGTGAGTGCTTATGCCGTGTTTATTGAGATATTTTTCGATTATCTGCCTTGTCCCGGAACCCTCCTCCC comes from the Thermodesulfovibrionales bacterium genome and includes:
- a CDS encoding aminotransferase class IV translates to MLTVYVFLNNGLIPKAEARVSVFDHGFLYGDGIYETMRAYDGVVFMMDEHLARLHRSADLIKLSVLKDAAALKAALFETLVANSLKNAYVRITVSRGYGPIGLDPDLCREPTLVIIAEEMRDYPKSYYERGLQVIIARTRRNLKEALNPQIKSLNFLNNILAKVEAKERDAYESLMLNVSGHITEGTVSNVFFYKDAVLCTPSPDCGILDGITRKIVLDLAVREGLTVKEGMFTAGDISGAQEVFLTNTTMEVMPVCRIDGTTYKVGEVARLLRKAYRDEVRAYVTAAKGSGPS
- a CDS encoding DUF47 family protein, which encodes MRFFPKEIDFFDIFDKAAINLTKATSSLVALMENFDDLETRAKEIYEIEQDGDMLTHDIMRKLNKTFITPIDREDIHALASRIDDILDLVWGGVDRMIVFKITSPTEEAKEIARDLHRTTEVLQKTITELKNKNYSHVQEHCIEINRLENKIDRIFRDALGRLFDDMKDPLLIIKWKEVYEHFEDASDRCEDVANVLEGIVLKNA
- a CDS encoding inorganic phosphate transporter; the protein is MHDTYVLLVSVIVLATVFDFINGFHDTANAIATSVSTRVLSPKVAVSMAAILNMVGAFSGTAVAKTVGAGLVEASSVTQITVVSALVAAIVWDLLTWYFGLPTSSSHAILSSLVGAAVATAGTRVVIAKGVYKVLIGLILSPLLGIVLGFLVMVFFIWLFRRSAPALVSTLFGRLQILSAAYMAFSHGSNDAQKTMGIITMAIVSYYRLSDFHVPLWVIVLCATAMASGTAAGGWRIIKTLGVRLVHLRPVHGFAAETAAATIIEVASRIGLPVSTTHVISSTIMGVGASKRLSAVRWGIGGNIVIAWILTIPACVLLGWAICKALQLVP